In a genomic window of Sarcophilus harrisii chromosome 4, mSarHar1.11, whole genome shotgun sequence:
- the TWIST2 gene encoding twist-related protein 2: protein MEEGSSSPVSPVDSLGTSEEELERQPKRFGRKRRYSKKSSEDGSPTPGKRGKKGSPSAQSYEELQSQRILANVRERQRTQSLNEAFAALRKIIPTLPSDKLSKIQTLKLAARYIDFLYQVLQSDEMDNKMSSCSYVAHERLSYAFSVWRMEGAWSMSASH, encoded by the coding sequence atggaggaaggtTCCAGCTCTCCGGTGTCTCCCGTGGACAGCTTAGGCACCAGCGAAGAGGAGCTCGAGAGGCAACCCAAGAGGTTTGGCAGGAAGAGGAGGTACAGCAAGAAATCCAGTGAAGATGGCAGCCCCACCCCGGGCAAGCGGGGGAAGAAGGGCAGCCCCAGCGCGCAGTCCTATGAGGAGCTGCAGAGCCAGCGGATCTTGGCCAACGTCCGGGAGAGGCAGAGGACGCAGTCCCTGAACGAAGCCTTCGCCGCCCTGCGCAAGATCATCCCCACGCTGCCCTCGGACAAACTCAGCAAAATCCAGACCCTGAAGCTGGCCGCTCGCTACATAGACTTCCTCTACCAGGTGCTGCAGAGCGACGAGATGGACAATAAGATGAGCAGCTGCAGCTACGTGGCCCACGAGAGGCTCAGTTACGCCTTCTCCGTGTGGAGGATGGAAGGCGCGTGGTCCATGTCGGCATCCCACTAG